The nucleotide sequence ATATGGAATAAAAGTTAAGTTATTAAAAACCATATTCCATCTTATTGGTTTATTGGCTTTCACTTGGCTTATTTATACAATTTATACGCAAAATTTCAGCGCAGATCCTTCAAAAGATATTCAGCATTTTACTGGAATTACAACGTTACGTTTATTAATTATATTAGCTCTGATCCCTATGGTTGCCTTTTACTTAAAATTAAACACATTATTTCAAGTAAGAAAACTATTAGGATTATGGTGTTTTTTTTGGGCTAATTTACATTTAGCAAGTTATCTGCTACTTGAAATAGGTTGGGAAAATATTACTTTCTTTTTTAGCGAAGTTTTTTCCCGTATTTATCTTATTATAGGCGCTTTATGTTGGATAATTTTATTATTGATGGCTATAAGTTCATTTGATTGGTTAAAAAATAAATTTAATCAAGAATGGAAAAGAATACATAATCTTTTTTATCCACTCTTATTATTAGTCTGTATTCATTATTTTTTATCATTAAAATCGCCAACACCAGAGCCTATTATTTATCTAATTATTATTGGATTAACTTACCTTTTTCGCTTTTGGCAACAGAAAAAAAACAAATCAACTAATATATAAAATAGCCTACCCACCAATTTAATTCTAATATTATATAAATGATCTTGTTAAAGCCTCATTTAAGAGGCTTTAACAAATTGTAATAAACTAAATAGTTGCCTATCAATTCAGTATTAGAAATACAATGATATATCCATAGAAAAATTACGCCCAGGAGCAGTAAAACGTTGTAAACCAAGACGATCACGATCTATTTGATTTGTTGTA is from Proteus columbae and encodes:
- a CDS encoding protein-methionine-sulfoxide reductase heme-binding subunit MsrQ, which encodes MQPIYGIKVKLLKTIFHLIGLLAFTWLIYTIYTQNFSADPSKDIQHFTGITTLRLLIILALIPMVAFYLKLNTLFQVRKLLGLWCFFWANLHLASYLLLEIGWENITFFFSEVFSRIYLIIGALCWIILLLMAISSFDWLKNKFNQEWKRIHNLFYPLLLLVCIHYFLSLKSPTPEPIIYLIIIGLTYLFRFWQQKKNKSTNI